From one Stieleria sp. JC731 genomic stretch:
- a CDS encoding 4-(cytidine 5'-diphospho)-2-C-methyl-D-erythritol kinase — MKVHTRPPAKLNLFLEIPAKRDDGYHEIDTVMTAIDWRDELTVESIDEPVVELTASWLPSFESVARELGLDSGSEKAHQLLGIPTDERNLVVRALNAFRDHFSIASGFRVQLGKRIPAGAGMGGASSDAAHAISCAAHLHQLSSEEQALHQIAASIGSDVPFFLPMSEDVVVEDETAAERLWACHATGRGEILQPVDMRTAIHFVVGYPPASLPTIEVYRRLKVPAAPINSSGFLAALRNDRAEDLATSMMNRLSEPALEIFPELNELLESLWQSGLQPCQLTGSGSACFGIARDAEHAQQALQQLKTIHSVPALWRATRSVSAAATIERVI; from the coding sequence ATGAAAGTCCATACCCGACCACCAGCCAAGCTCAATCTCTTTTTGGAAATCCCAGCCAAGCGTGATGATGGTTATCACGAAATTGATACCGTCATGACTGCTATCGACTGGCGCGATGAACTAACGGTTGAGTCGATTGATGAACCTGTGGTCGAATTGACTGCGAGTTGGTTGCCTTCATTTGAAAGCGTTGCGAGGGAACTGGGGCTCGATTCGGGTAGTGAGAAAGCGCATCAGTTGCTTGGCATTCCGACGGACGAACGCAATCTGGTTGTCCGAGCTTTGAATGCTTTTCGTGATCACTTTTCGATCGCGAGCGGTTTCAGGGTCCAATTGGGGAAACGGATTCCCGCCGGTGCTGGGATGGGAGGTGCCAGTAGCGATGCGGCCCATGCGATTAGCTGTGCTGCCCATCTCCACCAGCTTTCCAGTGAAGAGCAGGCTTTGCATCAAATCGCCGCTTCAATCGGCAGCGACGTGCCTTTCTTCTTGCCAATGTCGGAAGATGTTGTGGTTGAAGACGAGACTGCTGCGGAGCGGCTTTGGGCCTGTCACGCCACGGGAAGAGGAGAGATCCTCCAACCAGTTGACATGCGAACAGCGATTCACTTCGTTGTCGGCTATCCACCTGCGAGCCTTCCGACAATTGAGGTTTATCGCAGGCTAAAAGTTCCTGCGGCGCCGATCAACTCTTCAGGTTTTCTTGCCGCGTTACGCAACGATCGTGCAGAAGATTTAGCAACGTCGATGATGAACCGACTGAGCGAACCAGCCTTAGAAATTTTTCCAGAGCTGAATGAATTGTTGGAATCACTGTGGCAATCTGGACTCCAACCGTGTCAACTAACTGGTAGTGGGTCGGCATGTTTTGGAATAGCGCGTGATGCGGAGCACGCTCAGCAAGCTTTACAGCAACTTAAGACTATCCATTCGGTTCCGGCTCTTTGGCGAGCAACACGGAGTGTTTCTGCGGCCGCAACAATTGAGAGAGTGATTTAA
- the pepT gene encoding peptidase T, with the protein MYEINRQRLLDRFLRYVQVGTTADPKSKTYPSTECQRDLGKLLVEELTKMSASDVHQDEHGLVHATIPSSVGATGVPVVALLAHMDTSPDAPGHGVRPQVLESYPGGNINLQSGEVITPESCPDLLNLVGKTLVTTDGTTLLGGDDKAGVAIIAELAETLIENPHLPHGDIKLVFTCDEEIGHGTDKIDLQQLAADVAYTLDGGGEGVIDVETFSADGACVRFIGDSIHSAIAKDRMINALRGAADFIAALPRDSETPETTEGREGFIHANTITGQVAEVTLDLILRSFNTEDLPGYADRLRAIAADVEKAWPGLKVVVDVYKQYRNLGDGLAKLPESVDFAVQAFENLGRTYKKEIIRGGTDGSVLTEKGLPTPNLSSGQHNIHSVREFACLDEMAAATEHLVELMKLWSQHRR; encoded by the coding sequence ATGTACGAAATCAACCGCCAACGCCTTTTGGATCGTTTTTTGCGCTACGTTCAAGTGGGGACGACCGCAGATCCAAAAAGCAAAACTTATCCCAGTACCGAATGCCAACGTGACCTCGGCAAACTCTTGGTCGAAGAGCTGACGAAGATGTCCGCGAGCGATGTTCATCAGGACGAACACGGTTTGGTCCATGCGACCATCCCGTCAAGCGTTGGGGCGACAGGGGTTCCCGTCGTCGCTCTGCTGGCCCACATGGATACTTCGCCCGATGCCCCTGGTCACGGCGTTCGGCCTCAGGTTTTAGAAAGCTATCCCGGCGGTAACATTAACCTTCAAAGCGGCGAAGTGATCACGCCGGAATCTTGTCCGGACCTGCTTAATTTGGTCGGCAAAACTTTGGTTACGACCGACGGAACGACCTTGCTGGGCGGTGATGATAAAGCGGGAGTCGCGATCATTGCCGAGCTTGCCGAAACGTTGATTGAGAATCCACACCTGCCACACGGTGACATCAAGCTGGTGTTTACCTGTGACGAAGAGATCGGACACGGAACGGACAAGATCGATTTGCAGCAGTTAGCCGCAGATGTTGCGTACACGCTCGATGGTGGCGGCGAAGGGGTGATCGATGTCGAGACCTTTTCTGCTGACGGTGCATGCGTCCGCTTTATCGGCGACAGTATCCATAGCGCGATCGCAAAAGATCGAATGATCAATGCGCTCCGCGGAGCAGCTGACTTTATTGCCGCACTTCCACGTGACAGTGAAACACCGGAAACGACCGAAGGCCGTGAGGGCTTCATTCATGCAAACACGATCACCGGCCAAGTTGCCGAAGTCACGCTTGATCTAATCTTGCGATCATTCAACACCGAAGATTTGCCGGGATACGCGGATCGACTTCGTGCGATCGCTGCCGATGTCGAAAAAGCCTGGCCGGGTTTAAAAGTTGTTGTCGATGTCTACAAGCAATATCGCAACCTCGGTGATGGGCTCGCGAAACTGCCCGAGTCGGTCGACTTCGCTGTCCAAGCGTTTGAAAATTTGGGACGGACATACAAAAAGGAAATCATCCGTGGTGGGACTGACGGTAGCGTCCTGACCGAAAAGGGTTTGCCAACTCCGAACCTGTCCAGCGGCCAACACAACATCCACAGTGTTCGCGAGTTCGCGTGCTTGGACGAAATGGCCGCAGCGACGGAACACTTGGTGGAACTGATGAAACTATGGTCGCAACATCGACGCTAG
- a CDS encoding 3'-5' exonuclease yields MPEEVSHLVFDCESIADGDLIARVRYPGESLTPSEAIAKYQAELLEEKGSTFIPHTFQIPISVVIAKVDRNFRLIDIVSLDEPSFRSHVITAHFWKGWEVYKRPQWVTFNGRSFDLPLMELAAFRYGISIPAWFSNEGYRSPRNRYSVDSHLDLQDLLTNFSAVRFNGGLNLATKMLAKPGKMNVTGDQVQQQYDDGDLIGISDYCRCDVLDTYFVFLRAMVLHGKLTLEKEVELVASTKQWIEAAACDCKAYETYLSHWQEWVDPWESETAET; encoded by the coding sequence ATGCCTGAAGAAGTTTCCCATTTAGTTTTCGATTGCGAAAGTATTGCCGACGGCGACCTGATCGCGCGAGTCCGGTACCCGGGTGAGTCGCTAACACCCAGTGAAGCGATCGCGAAATACCAAGCGGAGTTGCTGGAAGAAAAGGGATCCACGTTTATCCCGCATACCTTCCAAATCCCGATTTCGGTTGTGATCGCAAAAGTCGATCGCAATTTCCGCCTGATCGATATCGTCTCACTCGACGAGCCGAGTTTCCGAAGCCACGTGATCACCGCTCATTTTTGGAAGGGCTGGGAAGTTTACAAGCGACCTCAGTGGGTCACCTTCAACGGGCGATCCTTTGATTTGCCGCTAATGGAATTGGCTGCCTTCCGATATGGGATCTCAATCCCGGCATGGTTTTCCAACGAAGGCTATCGCTCGCCAAGGAACCGCTACAGCGTCGATTCCCATCTCGACCTACAGGACCTGCTAACAAACTTTAGCGCGGTTCGCTTTAACGGCGGTTTGAATCTGGCGACCAAGATGCTGGCCAAGCCCGGCAAGATGAACGTCACCGGTGATCAAGTTCAGCAGCAATACGACGACGGCGATTTGATTGGAATCAGCGATTACTGTCGCTGCGATGTCCTTGATACCTATTTTGTTTTCCTACGCGCGATGGTGCTGCATGGAAAATTGACACTGGAAAAAGAAGTCGAGTTGGTCGCGTCGACAAAGCAGTGGATCGAAGCGGCGGCATGCGATTGCAAAGCTTACGAAACCTATTTGAGCCACTGGCAGGAATGGGTTGACCCGTGGGAAAGCGAGACCGCCGAAACTTAG